The Marinilongibacter aquaticus genome has a window encoding:
- the dapA gene encoding 4-hydroxy-tetrahydrodipicolinate synthase, which yields MSMELKGVGAALITPFNEDLSIDFDGLKKVIDYVSNEGCDYLVVNGTTGESATTTYAEKDALLNFAKKNNPKNLPIVYGVGGNNTAAVLEHIKNTDFTGVQAILSVCPYYNKPPQAGLIAHFTAIADASPVPVIVYNVPGRTVTSLSVDTILQLAKHPNIIALKDATSSLEQAMMLSNIVPKDFVLLSGDDNLVTPQISIGYQGVISVIANGFPKEFHEMTWAALRGEFEKAATYQRRFLIFDDLLYRESNPVGIKKVCEIRGLCHARLRLPLIEASKGLGDALREAMVNEGFM from the coding sequence ATGAGTATGGAACTAAAAGGCGTAGGAGCGGCCTTAATCACCCCCTTTAACGAAGATTTAAGCATTGATTTTGATGGATTGAAAAAGGTGATCGATTATGTGTCGAACGAGGGTTGTGATTATTTGGTGGTGAACGGGACAACAGGAGAATCTGCCACAACAACTTATGCCGAAAAGGATGCCTTGCTCAATTTTGCGAAGAAGAACAATCCCAAGAATTTGCCTATTGTGTACGGGGTAGGCGGCAATAATACGGCCGCGGTTTTGGAACACATAAAAAATACTGATTTTACAGGCGTTCAGGCTATTTTGAGTGTTTGCCCGTATTACAACAAGCCACCTCAAGCTGGCCTTATCGCTCATTTTACAGCCATTGCCGATGCCTCGCCTGTGCCAGTGATTGTGTACAATGTGCCTGGCCGTACAGTGACATCGCTTTCGGTGGACACCATTCTGCAATTGGCCAAACACCCGAATATCATTGCGTTGAAAGATGCCACGAGTTCATTGGAACAAGCCATGATGCTTTCGAATATTGTACCGAAAGATTTTGTATTGCTTTCGGGTGATGACAATTTGGTTACACCGCAAATTTCTATCGGTTACCAAGGGGTGATCTCGGTTATTGCAAACGGTTTTCCGAAAGAGTTCCACGAAATGACATGGGCCGCATTGCGGGGTGAATTTGAGAAGGCCGCGACCTATCAACGCCGTTTTCTTATTTTTGATGATTTGCTTTATCGCGAATCCAATCCAGTGGGCATCAAAAAGGTATGCGAAATTCGCGGACTTTGTCATGCACGTTTGCGTTTGCCTCTGATCGAAGCTTCAAAAGGCTTGGGCGATGCCTTGCGTGAGGCCATGGTCAACGAAGGCTTCATGTAA
- a CDS encoding phosphatase PAP2 family protein, with protein sequence MRSFILLLLLCPFGLCAQHLDTRLVRHFNTNRNTNFDGFNKGLGHSADAVALATPFALLGVAALQKDTDLKRKSLQAGIAVLGTYGVGFLMKKTIKRDRPFVDHPSIVPVQAKDSYSMPSGSTALAFSAATAWTSAFPKWYVAVPVYSYATAVGFSRIRSGEHYPTDVLAGAVLGTASVWVSGKITRWINK encoded by the coding sequence ATGCGGAGCTTTATTCTTCTTCTGTTGCTTTGCCCCTTTGGCCTATGTGCTCAGCATTTGGACACACGCCTCGTGCGGCATTTCAATACCAATAGAAATACAAATTTCGATGGATTCAATAAAGGCCTAGGGCATTCTGCGGATGCCGTGGCCTTGGCTACGCCTTTTGCTCTCTTGGGTGTGGCGGCTCTCCAAAAAGATACTGATCTGAAGCGGAAGAGTTTACAGGCTGGAATCGCAGTTTTGGGCACTTATGGTGTGGGCTTTTTGATGAAAAAGACCATAAAAAGAGACCGTCCTTTTGTCGATCATCCTTCTATCGTGCCCGTGCAGGCCAAAGATTCTTATTCCATGCCCTCGGGCAGTACGGCTTTGGCTTTTTCAGCCGCAACTGCTTGGACTTCAGCCTTTCCGAAATGGTATGTGGCCGTACCGGTGTATTCGTATGCAACGGCCGTCGGTTTCTCGAGAATACGTTCGGGCGAGCATTATCCCACCGATGTTTTGGCTGGAGCGGTATTGGGTACAGCTTCGGTTTGGGTTTCAGGAAAAATCACCCGTTGGATAAATAAATAA
- a CDS encoding homoserine kinase, producing MAESIKIFAPATVANVSCGFDIFGLAVEQPGDEVVLRKRTDDKIIIQSISGDEGKLTKDPEKNTVTVPILRFLESLDLRQGFDVELHKKMPLGSGLGSSSASAVAGVFAANKLLGSPLESRDLLPFSMEGERVACGAAHADNVAPALVGGFVIIRSYAPLDFIRIQTPQNLYVSIVHPDIEVNTKDARIILRQEAILNKIVAQTGNVAGMVAGLMTDDYALIGRSMTDHLVEPNRAILIPYFNEVKSSALEAGALGASISGAGPSIFAFSEGLETAQKVGLSMKKTFEKGGIETNLFVSGINQDGPLILG from the coding sequence TTGGCAGAAAGTATTAAAATATTCGCCCCGGCTACTGTAGCCAATGTGTCCTGCGGATTCGACATTTTCGGATTGGCTGTGGAACAACCGGGCGACGAGGTGGTGCTTCGCAAAAGAACAGACGACAAAATCATCATCCAAAGTATTTCGGGCGATGAGGGCAAATTGACCAAAGATCCCGAAAAGAATACAGTTACGGTGCCCATTTTGCGTTTCCTCGAAAGCCTCGACCTTCGCCAAGGATTTGACGTAGAATTGCATAAAAAAATGCCTTTGGGCAGTGGTTTGGGCAGCAGCTCGGCCAGTGCAGTGGCGGGTGTTTTTGCCGCCAATAAATTACTCGGTTCTCCATTGGAAAGTCGGGATTTATTGCCCTTCAGTATGGAAGGAGAAAGGGTGGCTTGCGGAGCAGCACATGCCGACAATGTGGCCCCGGCTTTGGTCGGAGGCTTTGTGATTATCAGAAGCTACGCCCCGCTCGATTTTATTCGAATACAAACCCCACAAAATCTATACGTTTCGATTGTCCATCCCGATATCGAAGTAAATACAAAGGATGCCCGTATCATTTTGAGACAAGAGGCCATTTTGAACAAAATTGTGGCCCAAACCGGAAATGTGGCGGGTATGGTAGCGGGTTTGATGACCGATGATTATGCCCTTATCGGGCGATCCATGACAGACCATTTGGTAGAACCCAATCGTGCAATTCTCATTCCGTATTTCAACGAGGTGAAATCAAGTGCCTTGGAAGCGGGAGCTTTGGGAGCAAGTATTTCGGGTGCTGGCCCTTCCATTTTTGCCTTTAGCGAAGGCCTTGAAACCGCTCAGAAAGTAGGCCTATCCATGAAAAAAACTTTTGAAAAAGGAGGTATTGAAACCAACCTTTTCGTTTCAGGGATCAATCAAGACGGCCCATTGATTTTGGGATAA
- the thrA gene encoding bifunctional aspartate kinase/homoserine dehydrogenase I: MKVLKFGGTSVGTVESISQVIEIIQGKMKTSQKLAVVFSAMGGVTNRLIEIGQMAAQGDMDYAEHLHSLEERHFNAIRGLIGVKHQSSLIAKVKVIINEIEDLLRGISLIRDISPRTMDLLLSFGERLSTTIISETLVSRGTEAHFIDARNWIKTDSLFNRATVDYEQTNSRIREGINSQDGVFCVTGFIASDAHGITTTLGRGGSDYTASIIGAAVNAEIVEIWTDVNGMMTADPRKVKKAFTVPEISYSEAMELSHFGAKVIYPPSLTPAFRNKIPVQILNTFNAEHPGTIVSEKSGSSAYSITGISSIDSISLVNLMGNGMIGVAGVSAKLFGLLAEHHISVILISQASSEHSICFAIQPEDAENVKQIIQTGFKYEFENGEIDQLVVQENLSILAVVGEGMKASTGTSGKLFSVLGRNGINVVAIAQGSSELNISVVISKKDISKALNAIHERFFEAEGTTLNLFIAGPTGLIGRTLLSQINTQSAYLKANKNLNIRIVGLVNSRKMTIDKEGIDLGQWKAAAEAGTPADLPAFVEDMKDLNLPNSVFVDSTANKDIVKFYANILSSNISIITPNKVANSGAQAQYDELKNLARKHNVQFLYETNVGAGLPIINTLQGLINSGDVIHEIEAVLSGTLAYIFNNFEVGRSFLEVVQEAKAKGFTEPDPREDLSGTDVARKILILARETGLSLEPEDVTITHLLNDACMEAPDVETFYEELIKDNGRFERMIEDARSRGEVLRYIARLKDGKAKIGLESIGKSHPFYNLSGSENIIAFKTERYKTYPLVVKGPGAGAEVTAMGVFADIISLSAYFN, translated from the coding sequence ATGAAGGTATTAAAGTTTGGCGGCACGTCTGTAGGCACTGTAGAAAGCATCAGTCAGGTTATCGAAATCATTCAGGGCAAAATGAAAACCAGCCAAAAGCTTGCGGTTGTGTTTTCGGCCATGGGAGGAGTCACGAACCGTTTGATTGAAATTGGTCAAATGGCCGCTCAGGGCGATATGGATTATGCTGAACACCTGCACTCTTTGGAAGAAAGGCATTTCAATGCCATTCGTGGGCTGATTGGCGTAAAACACCAAAGTAGCTTGATCGCCAAGGTGAAAGTAATCATCAACGAAATCGAAGATCTGCTTAGGGGCATTTCGCTTATTCGCGACATATCGCCGCGAACCATGGATCTTTTGCTCAGTTTCGGCGAAAGGTTGTCGACCACTATAATTTCTGAAACTTTGGTTTCACGAGGCACCGAAGCTCATTTTATCGATGCCCGAAATTGGATAAAAACCGACAGCCTTTTCAATAGGGCCACCGTGGATTACGAACAAACCAATAGCCGGATTCGCGAAGGGATTAACAGCCAAGATGGCGTTTTCTGCGTGACGGGCTTTATTGCCAGCGATGCACACGGCATTACCACCACTTTGGGCCGTGGGGGCTCGGATTACACCGCATCCATTATAGGAGCGGCCGTGAACGCCGAAATTGTGGAAATCTGGACCGACGTGAACGGCATGATGACCGCCGACCCTCGCAAAGTAAAAAAAGCTTTCACCGTACCTGAAATTTCTTATTCTGAAGCGATGGAACTTTCACACTTCGGTGCAAAGGTGATTTATCCTCCAAGTTTGACACCAGCTTTCAGGAATAAAATACCTGTGCAGATACTCAACACCTTCAATGCGGAGCACCCCGGCACCATTGTAAGTGAAAAAAGCGGAAGTTCGGCCTATTCCATTACAGGGATTTCTTCTATCGATTCCATCAGCTTGGTCAATTTGATGGGCAATGGCATGATCGGCGTAGCTGGAGTTTCGGCCAAGCTTTTTGGCTTGTTGGCCGAACACCACATTTCGGTAATATTGATTTCGCAGGCTTCTTCAGAGCATTCCATTTGCTTTGCCATTCAGCCAGAAGATGCCGAAAATGTGAAGCAAATCATTCAAACGGGTTTTAAATACGAATTTGAAAACGGCGAAATAGACCAATTGGTTGTGCAAGAGAACCTTTCGATTTTGGCTGTCGTGGGTGAAGGCATGAAAGCCAGCACAGGCACCTCAGGCAAATTGTTCTCGGTTTTGGGTCGAAACGGCATCAATGTGGTGGCCATCGCTCAAGGCTCTTCCGAATTGAACATTTCGGTCGTCATCAGTAAAAAAGATATCAGCAAGGCTTTGAACGCAATTCATGAGCGATTTTTCGAAGCCGAAGGCACCACTTTGAATTTATTCATTGCAGGCCCTACAGGTTTGATCGGACGCACTTTGTTGAGCCAAATCAATACCCAATCGGCCTACTTGAAAGCCAATAAAAACCTGAACATCCGCATTGTCGGTTTGGTGAACAGCCGAAAAATGACAATCGACAAAGAGGGAATAGATTTGGGCCAATGGAAGGCTGCGGCCGAAGCGGGTACACCTGCCGACCTGCCTGCTTTTGTGGAAGACATGAAAGACCTGAACCTACCGAATTCGGTTTTTGTGGATTCTACAGCCAACAAAGACATCGTAAAATTTTACGCCAATATCTTATCGAGCAACATTTCGATCATCACGCCAAACAAAGTGGCCAATTCTGGTGCACAGGCTCAATACGATGAATTGAAAAACCTAGCCCGAAAGCACAATGTGCAATTCTTGTACGAAACCAATGTGGGAGCAGGCTTGCCCATCATAAACACCTTGCAAGGTTTGATTAACAGCGGCGACGTGATTCATGAAATTGAAGCGGTACTTTCGGGTACACTGGCTTACATTTTCAACAATTTCGAAGTTGGCCGAAGCTTTTTGGAAGTGGTGCAAGAAGCCAAAGCAAAGGGTTTCACAGAACCAGACCCTCGCGAAGACTTGAGTGGCACAGACGTGGCCAGAAAAATCCTCATTCTTGCAAGAGAAACGGGTTTGAGTCTTGAACCCGAAGACGTAACGATTACTCACTTGCTCAACGACGCCTGCATGGAGGCTCCCGATGTCGAGACATTCTATGAAGAACTGATCAAAGACAATGGACGTTTCGAACGCATGATAGAAGATGCCCGCTCTCGCGGAGAAGTGTTGCGTTACATTGCCCGCTTGAAAGACGGCAAAGCCAAAATTGGCTTGGAATCGATCGGCAAAAGCCATCCTTTCTACAATTTGTCCGGATCTGAAAACATCATCGCATTCAAAACCGAACGCTACAAAACGTATCCTTTGGTAGTGAAAGGCCCAGGAGCAGGAGCAGAAGTAACGGCCATGGGCGTATTTGCAGACATCATCAGTTTAAGTGCATATTTCAACTAA